The proteins below come from a single Neospora caninum Liverpool complete genome, chromosome IX genomic window:
- a CDS encoding pyruvate dehydrogenase E2 component, related: MAPFSPVLAPVSLFLAVVSSALALQLTPPSSSPLASSAPLPGAPTLGFVSSPVSSPSLVLPASRPPFSHASSPATSAAAASTGQAINAVASFHRGERRCGRDSAQAFCAFGAGRKQQTVLGAKLLGSVQEIAMPALSSTMKEGRIVTWSKQVGDRVEPGDVLMVVESDKADMDVEAFDSGFVAAHLVREGEAAPVGATVALLAEKEEDIPLIQENGLSLLPSPASAPPSSASSQAVTELLMPSLSASLTTAHVAVWRKKEGDPVNKGEVLFVVESDKADMDVDAPHDGVLAHIAVREGVKVPVGSAVGYLAPSAAAAAAFKNAGLFSSAAAAENPSTMPEGALEIFMPALSSTMTSGKVSKWNKAVGDVVHVGDTLMVVESDKADMDVESFDEGYLAAITVAEGESAPVGQTVAIIVPSKDDIPKVQDALEAAASASSLSTHTAVAAAPSSTTPSPASSAASSSVPVSPPKAASARGGGRTEAFATHDAALAGWTSPSVDQDVKDQLPAGLTGNDLQQEWMQRIQATLPTAFSVLKENPQIQKALTERLNLRVPPPHTLRVAPSPPPYLRRAASAFGPGTSGPADTQGSGVERKARGAARDPSGQPLATFNAVELAKKNKLNLEEVKGTGTNRRITVADVRHHLHLHSDEAAVVTSSRGEKEGKSESSGVPAGSVPLDAMQKAIARNMEATMDVPVFRVSRGIFVDKLEAMMQELKQIVAEQNAAAIAAEGPDAPQQPPVTMSVLLAKAVALTLEKHPIMNAAYNPTDGGHIQHPGAVNVAMAVSIDGGLLTPVLRDANRKSVFELSADWAALVDKARKRRLTAEENSAGTFYISNLGMFGVSQFDAVLPKGVGTIMAVGGTESVPFFPKTGADSSGLSVRRRMTVTLTADHRHIYGSHAAAFLKDFASLLETHPSALLI; encoded by the exons ATGGCGCCGTTTTCACCCGTCCTCGCCCcggtctccctcttcctcgcggtcgtctcctctgctcttGCGCTCCAGCTgacgccgccttcttcgtctccgctggCGTCCTCCGCCCCCCTCCCGGGAGCTCCAACGCTCGGCTTTGTCTCctcacctgtctcctctccttccctcgttctgcctgcgtcgcgccctcccttctcccacgcctcctctcctgcgacatccgcagccgccgcgtcgACAGGACAGGCTATCAATGCGGTCGCGTCTTTCcacagaggcgagcggagaTGTGGACGCGACAGTGCGCaggccttctgcgccttcggTGCCGGACGCAAACAGCAGACAGTCCTCGGCGCGAAGCTTCTGGGATCCGTCCAGGAAATCGCCATGCCTGCTCTCTCCAGCACCATGAAGGAGGGGAGAATCGTCACGTGGTCAAAACAAGTCGGCGACCGCGTCGAG CCGGGCGACGTGCTCATGGTCGTCGAGAGTGACAAGGCCGACATGGACGTTGAAGCGTTTGACTCTG GCTTTGTGGCAGCGCACCTGGTtagggaaggcgaagctgcgccCGTCGGCGCCACCGTCGCTCTCCTggccgagaaagaagaagacattCCTCTGATCCAGGAAAACggtctttcgcttctcccgtcgcctgcgtcggccccgccttcctcggcctcgtcgcagGCTGTCACGGAACTTCTGATGCCGTCCCTGTCTGCGAGTTTGACAACTGCGCATGTGGCAGTTTggcgaaagaaggaaggcgaccCCGTCAACAAGGGCGAAGTTCTCTTTGTCGTCGAAAGCGACAAAGCCGATATGGACGTCGACGCCCCTCATGACG GCGTCTTGGCCCACATCGCAGTCCGTGAAGGAGTGAAAGTCCCTGTGGGGTCTGCGGTCGGCTACCTTGCGCCGAGTGCagccgccgctgcagccttcAAAAACGCgggtcttttctcctcggcaGCTGCCGCTGAGAATCCTTCGACGATGCCCGAAGGCGCCCTCGAAATCTTCATGCCTGCGCTCTCTTCGACAATGACGAGCGGCAAAGTGTCCAAGTGGAACAAGGCTGTCGGTGACGTCGTGCAT GTCGGCGATACGCTGATGGTTGTGGAAAGCGACAAGGCCGACATGGACGTCGAAAGTTTCGATGAAGGCTACCTCGCCGCCATTACCGTCGCTGAAGGAGAGTCTGCTCCCGTGGGGCAAACAGTCGCCATCATTGTGCCTTCCAAGGATGATATTCCCAAAGTCCAGGATGCTCTCGAGGctgccgcgtctgcctcgtcgctctcgacgCACactgctgtcgctgctgcgccttcttccacgACGCCTTCCCCTGCGTCCTCGGCGGCTTCGTCCTCggtgcctgtctcccctcctAAGGCTGCAAGCGCGCGTGGTGGAGGGAGGACGGAAGCCTTCGCGACGCAcgacgcggcgctcgcgggCTGGACGTCTCCGTCTGTGGACCAAGACGTGAAAGATCAATTACCAGCGGGATTGACAGGGAACGATCTGCAACAGGAGTGGATGCAGCGAATCCAGGCGACGCTGCCGACGGCCTTTTCCGTTCTGAAGGAAAACCCGCAGATTCAAAAGGCTCTCACAGAGAGACTGAACTTGCGAGTTCCCCCGCCCCACACGCTGCGCGtcgccccgtcgccgccgccctACTTGAGGCGAGCAGCCAG CGCATTCGGACCCGGGACTTCAGGCCCAGCCGACACGCAG GGTAGCGGCGTCGAGCGAAAGGCGCGGGGTGCTGCACGGGATCCCTCAGGGCAGCCGCTCGCCACATTTAACGCCGTCGAgctggcgaagaaaaacaaactCAACTTGGAGGAAGTGAA GGGAACTGGGACGAATCGACGCATCACTGTGGCAGACGTGCGTCACCATTTGCATCTGCACTCCGACGAAGCTGCCGTTGTAACCTcgagcagaggagaaaaggaaggaaagagcgaaagcTCCGGCGTCCCAGCTGGGTCTGTTCCACTCGACGCAATGCAGAAGGCCATTGCCCGGAACATGGAGGCAACCATGGACGTTCCAGTGTTCAG AGTTTCGCGAGGCATTTTCGTGGACAAGCTGGAGGCGATGATGCAGGAGTTGAAGCAAATTGTGGCCGAGCAAAACGCAGCGGCGATTGCAGCGGAAGGCCCAGACGCGCCTCAGCAGCCCCCAGTGACGATGAGTGTCCTTCTGGCGAAGGCGGTCGCTCTCACTCTGGAGAAGCATCCGATCATGAACGCTGCATATAATCCTACCGATGGAGGGCACATTCA GCACCCAGGAGCTGTGAACGTGGCAATGGCGGTTTCGATCGACGGAGGACTCCTAACCCCTGTTCTACGAGATGCGAACAGGAAATCTGTCTTTGAACTGTCGGCAGACTGGGCCGCACTCGTGGAtaaggcgaggaagcgtcgcctgacggcggaagaaaacagtGCAGGAACCTTCTACATTAGCAATCTGGGCATGTTTGGTGTCAGCCAGTTCGACGCTGTCCTGCCTAAAGGAGTGGGAACAATTATGGCTGTGGGCGGAACAGAGTCggtccccttcttccccaaGACTGGGGCGGATTCATCGGGGCTCAGTGTTCGCCGGCGCATGACCGTTACTCTCACAGCCGATCATCGCCATATCTACGGATCCCACGCGGCTGCCTTCCTCAAG GACTTTGCCTCCCTTCTGGAGACCCATCCATCGGCTTTGCTCATCTAG